One genomic window of Polaromonas sp. SP1 includes the following:
- the ruvX gene encoding Holliday junction resolvase RuvX: MSLTAMPSPRAAALHTFLAFDFGLKRTGVATGNVLTRTATPQPTIAAEGSDARLKAVEARIKEWQPDALVVGVPFHPDGASHDNTARAQKFARQLRSRFGLQVFEVDERYSTTEALAGGAADADAASACIILEQFLRSFPS; encoded by the coding sequence ATGAGCCTCACGGCCATGCCATCTCCTCGGGCCGCCGCCCTCCACACCTTTCTTGCTTTTGACTTCGGTCTCAAGCGCACCGGCGTTGCCACCGGCAACGTGCTCACCCGCACCGCCACCCCCCAGCCCACCATCGCCGCCGAAGGTAGCGACGCCCGGCTCAAAGCCGTCGAGGCGCGCATCAAGGAGTGGCAGCCTGACGCGCTCGTCGTCGGCGTTCCCTTTCACCCCGACGGCGCCAGCCACGACAATACCGCCCGGGCGCAGAAGTTCGCCCGCCAGCTTCGCAGTCGCTTCGGCCTCCAGGTCTTTGAGGTGGACGAGCGCTACAGCACCACCGAGGCCCTCGCCGGCGGCGCAGCCGACGCCGACGCGGCTTCGGCCTGCATCATCCTCGAGCAGTTTTTAAGGAGTTTCCCATCATGA
- a CDS encoding YqgE/AlgH family protein, with protein MATDSASINLTHHFLIAMPGMDDEAFAKSVVYMCEHSDRGALGLIINKPSDINLKNLFDKVELPLRRDDLTQAPVFQGGPVQTERGFVLHESMMPGNESVYASTMTIPGGLEMTTSKDVLEALSTGAGPRKVFVSLGYSAWGEGQLESEISDNSWLTVAADLGVIFDTPVEQRYDKALMLLGLQSWMLSPEAGHA; from the coding sequence ATGGCCACGGATTCCGCATCGATCAACCTCACGCATCACTTCCTCATCGCCATGCCCGGGATGGACGACGAAGCTTTTGCCAAAAGTGTGGTCTATATGTGCGAACACAGTGACAGGGGCGCCCTGGGCCTGATCATCAACAAGCCAAGCGATATCAACCTCAAAAATCTGTTCGACAAGGTCGAGCTGCCACTGCGCCGCGACGACCTGACCCAGGCGCCGGTGTTCCAGGGCGGCCCGGTGCAGACAGAGCGGGGTTTTGTGCTCCACGAATCCATGATGCCCGGCAACGAATCCGTTTATGCCTCGACCATGACGATCCCCGGTGGGCTGGAGATGACGACCTCCAAAGACGTGCTTGAAGCGCTGTCGACCGGCGCCGGCCCGCGCAAGGTGTTTGTCTCGCTCGGTTACTCCGCCTGGGGCGAGGGCCAGCTGGAATCCGAAATCTCCGACAACAGCTGGCTCACCGTCGCCGCCGACCTGGGCGTGATCTTCGACACGCCGGTCGAGCAACGCTATGACAAGGCCCTCATGCTGCTGGGCCTGCAAAGCTGGATGCTCTCGCCCGAGGCCGGCCACGCATGA